From a single Nostoc sp. MS1 genomic region:
- a CDS encoding tetratricopeptide repeat protein, whose product MTQQHLFSSTKAKNYKLFGFYLLILISLLYPVTAGAADITQQLHRPKNGFFRQPSRDDADSLLRVAEQQYAAGYPEKAIDAGLQALDIFHLVGDVKAKGQTYNLLAKAYIQLGRYKEGEDALRRHLAIARDTKDFQSQIFALNNLGTLLLQYGEPKIAGETIEDAYTIADNVKNIEGEGLSLSNLGLVAARLGDYNKAIKLYETALIFRRRTGDTQGEINTLNNLGDAYLAAGNYQDTISSYGAAMRMAKSIGDRSNQLRAIDGLVTAHSAGGRYERAFDLLQERLTIAQELQNPREELNSFASYAKLYEQLGNYPTARNFYERAIILSQSLEDNKEEALLRDRMTQMLRSKK is encoded by the coding sequence ATGACACAACAGCATTTATTCTCTAGCACTAAAGCTAAAAACTACAAGTTGTTTGGTTTTTACTTATTAATTCTCATTTCCCTGCTGTATCCTGTAACAGCAGGCGCGGCTGATATTACTCAACAACTCCATCGTCCTAAAAATGGTTTTTTTAGACAACCATCTAGGGATGATGCTGATTCACTATTACGGGTGGCTGAACAACAATATGCTGCGGGATATCCCGAAAAGGCTATTGACGCTGGTTTGCAGGCGCTGGATATTTTTCACTTGGTTGGCGATGTCAAAGCAAAAGGTCAAACTTACAATTTGTTAGCTAAAGCTTATATACAATTGGGGCGTTATAAAGAAGGTGAAGACGCATTACGCCGACATTTAGCGATCGCCCGTGACACCAAAGATTTTCAATCACAAATTTTTGCCCTAAATAATTTGGGTACTTTACTATTGCAATATGGTGAACCCAAAATCGCCGGCGAGACTATCGAAGACGCATATACTATCGCCGACAATGTGAAGAATATCGAAGGTGAAGGATTATCCTTAAGTAATTTAGGTCTTGTAGCAGCCAGGCTAGGTGATTACAACAAAGCGATTAAACTTTATGAAACAGCTTTAATTTTCCGCCGTCGTACTGGTGATACGCAAGGTGAGATAAATACTTTAAATAATTTAGGTGATGCTTACTTAGCGGCTGGTAATTATCAGGATACGATTAGCAGCTATGGCGCAGCTATGAGGATGGCTAAAAGTATAGGTGATCGCTCTAATCAATTACGAGCCATTGACGGCTTAGTCACAGCGCACAGCGCAGGCGGACGTTATGAACGCGCCTTTGACTTACTCCAAGAGCGTTTAACCATCGCCCAAGAATTACAAAATCCGCGAGAAGAATTAAATTCCTTCGCCTCCTACGCAAAATTATACGAGCAGCTAGGTAACTACCCAACTGCCCGTAATTTCTACGAAAGAGCCATTATCCTTTCTCAAAGCCTAGAAGACAACAAAGAGGAAGCCTTACTACGCGATCGCATGACGCAAATGTTAAGAAGTAAAAAGTGA